A DNA window from Augochlora pura isolate Apur16 chromosome 9, APUR_v2.2.1, whole genome shotgun sequence contains the following coding sequences:
- the Nup133 gene encoding nuclear pore complex protein Nup133, with protein sequence MNGVMDRTSIGNSVAKSLTSSRKRMLNVQSSRKNTSTNSVSGRSNQSVQIICNTPNYVLESFGSPLPVLVTEALTFVESNTAVSANISEDGWAWLVCGRRLLIWQCKTTIHDPKHRKAFKSQCRELLLPQSDLAHKADCIAMWIPPGHQLPSCMAVSPEGIVRFWTSIAHEGSSIETSAELAGQEVNCLTYVPGHGCILVTTTCTVALLQPQFANGKNSISCQVLRSSQGWLGGIGRRMSSLIFGAIPQSPVIESKFVKVACTGLGDKGFRVLILAGLSLQYWSFPHNEQEKMEFDEDIGHIISQAFQRNISALSTCNLQSIMTWLVDMQVCDEGIVFLMGAQSSDGHLLPLFLAIGLIQLSSTTLANTFKWFVPITRDLYGCPETLLVTQRLILCGRDAIICDDTDVIVVNCMSDFKENKIRLGRQEDQILGGALCSGTPVLLTKVSGLVSILPTDSASQDFNISYADTNASTDYSHRLTVAAQNFSSLISNEEVQDMFYSSDSATQLRAAFLLSLRQNKVQCEEILSQLFPLQEEQVLDIDASLDTLVLKVAQDLIDDYPANDPRWSNHRDLTMTINAVTSMQIPHQLEGKQKALDLYVTFLKEHNLWSRFCAVTHRGIIMSTPHVLAEYSEKIIAALTIYNLQNRYPDIVDTTIEQTLNPESYVSDELTAHDIFYRETSTIHQFLPILVNNANEVTQSERPLQQVAHYIMQVNTILLNVLHEVLKYRQYNVERFSPTRSSNITTEYLPWTAAVGKNGLRNCLTTMYNLTLKHGVTGTNDSIVRSELYEQLVSFIDLILDGRKCHLESVRGPEKFEILMKQYETDRANLIQPLIKEEQYDSAAMLAEKYCDFGSLIQICELTNNKNRLDGYIEKFSDQDFVGFLFSWYVKDGRQGQLVEKCRQGGTVELAEKLAEHPTLSWVQSALTDDLRFAASTLHSLAVEETELVTRKKSMLSLAKLALLASDDPEKEVRQRLEKIDNELAMIAHQEDLPTHVLTTYGYDIEKLRVFTPTELITLYTSEDNVDANEYDFKKALDLLEYIEDKDHAETLKLQIWARAAKRDEWTTIGKNPEQQVQELIFFKLMDLAHFMGGVVEEFLPPVDRLLLEPELGDLAASSNFQFLIKFVYEYAYHNY encoded by the exons ATGAACGGAGTAATGGATCGTACGAGTATTGGAAACTCGGTTGCCAAAAGTTTAACATCTTCGAGAAAACGCATGTTAAATGTGCAATCTTCAAGGAAAAATACTTC TACTAACAGCGTGTCTGGACGTTCAAATCAATCAGttcaaataatatgtaatacacCGAATTATGTACTAGAAAGTTTCGGTTCCCCTTTACCTGTACTTGTCACAGAAGCTTTAACGTTTGTTGAATCAAACACTGCTGTCAGTGCAAACATTTCTGAGGATGGTTGGGCATGGCTTGTATGCGGTCGTCGACTTCTTATATGGCAATGTAAAACTACAATTCATGATCCAAAACATAGGAAAGCATTTAAGAGTCAATGTCGTGAATTGCTGTTACCTCAGAGTGACTTAGCTCACAAAGCGGACTGTATTGCTATGTGGATACCTCCTGGCCATCAG CTTCCTAGTTGCATGGCTGTCTCACCAGAAGGTATAGTGCGTTTTTGGACTAGTATTGCGCATGAAGGATCTTCCATAGAAACAAGTGCAGAACTTGCTGGTCAAGAAGTAAATTGTCTTACTTATGTTCCTGGGCATGGTTGCATTTTGGTTACAACCACGTGTACAGTAGCATTGTTACAACCACAATTTGCCAATggaaaaaatagtatttcttGTCAAGTACTTAGATCGAGTCAAGGATGGTTGGGAGGAATAGGACGTAGAATGAGTTCTCTTATATTTGGAGCCATACCACAATCTCCAGTCATAGAATCT aaatttgtaaaagttGCCTGCACAGGATTAGGTGACAAAGGATTCAGAGTCCTTATTTTAGCTGGCTTATCTTTACAATACTGGTCGTTTCCTCATAATGAACAAGAAAAAATGGAATTCGACGAGGACATAGGACATATTATTTCGCAAGCATTTCAACGTAATATTTCG gCACTGAGTACTTGTAATTTACAAAGTATAATGACTTGGTTAGTCGACATGCAAGTTTGCGATGAAGgcatagtatttttaatggGGGCACAGTCAAGCGATGGACATCTTCTTCCACTTTTCCTTGCTAttg gttTAATACAGTTGTCATCTACAACATTGGCAAACACATTCAAATGGTTTGTACCAATTACGAGAGATCTTTATGGTTGCCCTGAAACTTTACTAGTTACACAGCGTCTTATATTGTGTGGTAGGGACGCTATTATATGTGACGATACCGACGTTATTGTGGTTAACT GTATGTCTGATTTCAAGGagaataaaatacgattaGGAAGACAAGAGGACCAAATACTTGGTGGCGCCTTGTGTTCTGGTACTCCAGTATTACTTACGAAAGTTTCGGGATTGGTATCGATCTTGCCAACAGACTCAGCATCACAAGACTTTAATATAAGTTACGCCGACACAAATGCAAGTACAGACTATAGCCATCGTCTCACTGTAGCTGCACAAAACTTTTCTAGTCTAATTAGCAATGAAGAAGTGCAAGACATGTTTTACAGTTCTGATAGCGCAACACAATTGCGGGCTGCATTCCTCTTGAGCTTACGCCAGAATAAGGTGCAGTGTGAAGAAATTTTGTCGCAATTATTCCCTTTGCAAGAAGAACAAGTATTGGATATAGATGCCAGCCTTGACACTCTGGTTCTAAAAGTTGCTCAAGATTTAATAGATGATTATCCGGCAAACGATCCACGGTGGTCCAACCACAGGGATTTGACGATGACGATAAATGCAGTTACTTCGATGCAAATACCTCATCAATTAGAAGGGAAACAGAAAGCATTGGACCTATATGTAACATTTCTGAAAGAACACAATCTATGGAGTAGATTCTGTGCTGTTACACACCGTGGAATAATAATGTCTACGCCGCATGTCCTAGCAGAATAttcagaaaaaataattgcagctTTAACTATATACAATCTGCAGAACAGGTATCCAGATATTGTGGATACTACAATTGAACAAACATTGAATCCCGAATCTTATGTGTCCGATGAACTAACAGCACATGATATATTTTACCGTGAAACTAGTACAATACATCAGTTTCTTCCGATTTTGGTAAATAATGCGAACGAAGTGACACAATCTGAAAGACCTCTTCAGCAAGTAGCGCATTACATTATGCAAGtgaatactatattattg AACGTGTTACACGAAGTACTTAAATATCGGCAATATAATGTCGAACGATTTAGTCCCACAAGATCTTCAAATATTACAACGGAATATCTTCCATGGACAGCTGCTGTTGGAAAAAATGGTCTAAGGAATTGTCTAACCACAATG TATAATTTAACTTTGAAACATGGTGTGACTGGAACCAACGACTCGATAGTAAGAAGCGAATTATATGAACAGTTAGTAAGTTTTATAGATCTAATATTAGACGGCCGAAAATGTCATTTGGAAAGCGTTAGAGGTCCAGAGAAGTTCGAGATTCTCATGAAGCAATACGAAACAGACAGGGCGAATTTGATACAACCCTTAA TAAAGGAGGAGCAATACGATAGCGCAGCAATGTTAGCCGAGAAGTATTGCGATTTCGGATCTCTTATACAAATCTGTGAATTAACCAACAACAAAAACCGATTAGACGGatacatagaaaaattctcGGATCAAGACTTCGTaggctttttattttcttg GTATGTAAAAGATGGCCGACAAGGTCAATTAGTAGAAAAATGTAGACAAGGAGGTACCGTAGAACTAGCAGAAAAGTTGGCAGAACACCCTACATTATCTTGGGTACAATCTGCGTTGACCGACGATTTGCGGTTTGCTGCCAGTACGCTTCATTCTTTGGCTGTCGAAGAAACTGAATTAGTTACTCGCAAGAAG TCCATGCTTTCTTTGGCAAAATTAGCTTTGCTTGCTTCCGACGATCCCGAGAAAGAAGTACGACAACGTCtggaaaaaattgataacGAACTGGCAATGATAGCTCATCAAGAAGACTTACCGACCCACGTACTCACCACGTATGGTTatgatatagaaaaattacgagTATTTACACCTACAGAATTAATCACG TTATATACATCCGAAGATAATGTAGACGCAAATGAATACGATTTCAAGAAAGCTCTTGATTTACTTGAGTACATAGAAGACAAAGACCATGCAGAGACTCTAAAACTACAAATTTGGGCACGTGCTGCAAAACGAGATGAGTGGACCACTATAGGAAAGAACCCGGAACAACAGGtgcaggaattaattttcttcaagtTAATGGATTTGGCACATTTTATGG gTGGAGTAGTAGAAGAGTTTCTTCCACCAGTTGATAGGCTACTATTAGAGCCTGAATTGGGAGATCTTGCCGCATCAAGCAACTTTCAATTCCTAATAAAATTCGTGTACGAGTATGCATATCACAATTATTAA
- the LOC144474825 gene encoding uncharacterized protein LOC144474825 has translation MAINKIVLWIIYCELQLTWSQIIIPDHLKECYTNNAAFNSSHPLNLRVLIDIIQKIEKQAYKTMDMRVLSSSLLHRFKFDGVEYQENVHVTDGVLPFSATGPQRVKQKLVEELIPGNAEILPVDMLLPVERCMLHRAISNTILQYDDQCRNEFCKEHTETQKLSGKLTNTLNYTKQQGVILTPYGTVTPGAIIGAIAASLQRQNVALNQLIASLEVPSSETNSTIVQTPKYDEEKIDFVLPKSEMSHESSMWYQTLMTSSTKLDNVWLTTIAGELAEMAVYQGPLVWQNMSLGATGFWNNTIRPTVFYLTSSHRNFDATRAELLGGIDGLIIANNLQSWIQDFYNLRLSQILDMYYSYNGIAFNANIRACNRSQNFLHAVSNTTLNEQTYAIAKMLAYRTSIAYITPDALQLLCTYAIKTFYNYMDNHMFPQMSCQQVDPPRVEALIVFDGAWSIEYTKDFLGVLTQDFDVSMYGSKMGIIHGMSGEWLLNVTNSPSLVFDALNNFTGSLWPTQFNYIQVLDTIFDHLNKTWENNQRRHVIGNLGQVVVLLIPSGYISNNDKQTVINKLQKIRDTHPDVHFVYCTSRSNVDLFEPFILTKEDYLIKDANVNAITEQLKAIPRTIRPLMLLDSNNSRNITPWMEDYITPSTSTTYRLHSHWKRNIKKISISIHTFDYGTMKVCSWIQFNEKENERENYHCTELTGHKEMTLPNDFKCEGTTPCPNMYFRVQNVTSSYKCAEIDCRTPDQVRFIIRTQNAYYKNSANRKSMLVSLIFMFLLAHRALS, from the exons ATGGcgattaacaaaattgttttatggaTAATATACTGCG AACTGCAGTTAACATGGTCCCAAATAATTATACCAGATCACCTTAAAGAATGTTATACAAACAATGCTGCATTCAATTCTTCGCATCCATTAAATTTACGtgtattaatagatattatacaaaaaatcgagaaacaagCTTACAAAACAATGGATATGAGAGTATTATCATCGTCGTTACTCCACAG GTTTAAATTTGATGGCGTTGAATATCAGGAGAATGTGCACGTTACAGACGGAGTACTTCCGTTCAGTGCAACTGGACCGCAACGTGTCAAACAAAAGCTGGTTGAAGAACTAATACCAGGCAATGCAGAAATTTTACCAGTTGATATGCTCTTACCCGTGGAACGTTGTATGCTTCATCGAGCTATTTCCAATACGATCCTGCAGTATGATGATCAATGTAGAAACGAATTTTGCAAGGAACATACTGAAACTCAAAAACTATCTG GTAAACTTACCAATAccttaaattatacaaaacaaCAAGGAGTAATTTTAACACCATATGGAACTGTTACTCCTGGAGCAATTATAGGAGCTATTGCTGCATCCCTGCAACGACAAAATGTGgctttaaatcaattaattgcTAGTTTAGAAGTACCTTCTTCAG AAACAAACTCTACAATTGTACAGACTCCAAAATACGATGaggaaaaaattgattttgttctACCAAAAAGCGAAATGAGCCACGAATCATCTATGTGGTATCAGACTTTAATGACTTCATCCACAAAACTGGATAATGTATGGTTGACTACAATTGCGG GTGAATTGGCAGAGATGGCTGTATATCAGGGACCTCTTGTATGGCAAAATATGAGCCTTGGTGCAACTGGATTTTGGAATAATACAATACGGCCAACTGTTTTTTATCTCACAAGTTCGCATAGAAATTTTGATGCTACAAGAGCTGAATTATTAGGAGGCATTGATG gtttaattattgcaaataatttgcAATCTTGGATTCAAGACTTTTACAATCTTCGACTCAGTCAAATCTTGGACATGTATTATTCGTATAACGGCATTGCTTTTAACGCGAATATTAGAGCATGCAACAGATCACAAAATTTTCTACATGCTGTATCAAATACTACTCTAAATGAACAG ACTTATGCAATAGCTAAGATGTTAGCCTATCGTACAAGCATAGCATACATAACACCCGATGCATTACAACTTTTGTGTACTTATGCCATCAAAACATTCTACAACTACATGGACAATCATATGTTCCCACAAATGTCCTGTCAACAAGTAGATCCACCACGGGTAGAGGCATTGATCGTATTCGATGGTGCATGGTCCATAGAATACACAAAGGACTTTCTTGG AGTTCTAACGCAAGATTTTGATGTATCAATGTATGGATCAAAAATGGGTATAATACATGGCATGTCAGGAGAATGGTTGTTGAATGTTACAAACAGCCCATCTCTTGTATTTGATGcactgaataattttacaggGTCTTTGT GGCCtacacaatttaattatattcaagtTTTGGATACAATTTTTGATCACTTGAATAAAACATGGGAAAACAATCAGAGACGACATGTAATTGGAAATCTTGGTCAAGTAGTTGTTTTACTGATTCCATCGGGCTACATATCTAATAATGATAAACagactgtaataaataaattgcaaaaaataagAGACACTCATCCAG ATGTTCACTTTGTATACTGTACATCACGATCCAATGTCGATTTATTCGAGCCATTTATTTTGACGAAAGAAGATTACTTGATAAAGGACGCTAATGTCAACGCTATTACTGAGCAACTGAAGGCCA TACCACGGACAATAAGGCCCTTAATGCTTCTCGACTCAAATAACTCACGGAATATCACCCCTTGGATGGAAGATTATATAACTCCTTCGACATCTACTACATATAGATTGCACTCGCACtggaaacgaaatattaaaaaaatatcaatttca ATTCATACTTTTGACTATGGTACAATGAAAGTATGTTCATGGATACAAtttaacgaaaaagaaaacgaaagagaaaattatcATTGTACTGAATTAACTGGTCACAAAGAAATGACTTTACCTAATGATTTCAAATGCGAGGGTACCACTCCGTGCCCTAATATGTACTTCCGTGTACAAAATGTAACATCTTCCTACAAATGTGCAG agaTAGATTGCCGTACACCAGATCAAGTAAGATTCATCATAAGGACACAGAATGCCTACTACAAAAATTCTGCTAATAGAAAATCAATGCTGGTCTCATTaatctttatgtttttattagcACATCGTGCATTATCATAA
- the LOC144474824 gene encoding uncharacterized protein LOC144474824 yields MAKILLLYCLSAFIISVWGQEIANRNLSPSLYECYGNKFILQRDNRLPHTLNTFISILRKIENVEGLNMDLRALSVALLHRFRQDGIVLNPSIPVQEGVTPYRPFAPQFYRQSQTLRFIQGNALQFPNNSITLIERCTLHFMLSGSIEIFERGDESKVCKYASAYRYPRSLSLNDEVTSKASSDVEADDANTDDVETLTPDELKTMSNPKDQTAKVTVDPNSLYPDLPPNHPDVSKLRLLPQSRCPVENGVIKTPWGTISPGLVLSAIAAATQPETFMLPDIQPELSKKYNLMDINIDNKWFATLAGDLAEVALIQGPIREKVSVGGTGHWNSTALPRWHFLDSNETYEMTTAEIRGDLDGLILANEVKKWYSKIPSLRLSQVFDMYYSERGVFDRSFRACNRRSLFTVVAPNQTMCEQTYGAALLLHSSIATATLDVDKIKQFSVQAVDDLIKYVPSSMNMDLMCEKTNSNNFYETSVDLTIILDPNWPFSAIQPILATLLESIDLNRFNSNFTLISGSDGTEIINSTFSILDFYAYNSSLYDNITRKFDLSKSIVKVQNRLVDKLENERLQGHGGARSDIVLIIPFTNNINDGDKKFCVDQILRMQEHIPDTTFLIMSNGPKDTWSSFVKNPVTDLFNIGIGDTEEILSPVTNLVSRIKQVPKRLINTQCGSNYVSTGISNVYVDYVPSNSVNFYRLHPNYFFKSSATVKVQGSGQDNLVICSARELIHANTTQGVTCVSIINGVYNVTISCADATFIRDCPPLYLSITANSTSPSTSCTDRQKCRFSDSVKYTISYENLICVSGASKIAFSSLILIVLLTFLDL; encoded by the exons ATGGCCAAGATATTGCTTTTGTATTGCTTGAGTGCTTTTATAATAA GTGTCTGGGGACAAGAAATTGCGAATAGAAATCTGTCGCCTTCCCTTTATGAATGCTATGGAAATaagtttattttacaaaggGATAACAGATTACCGCATACTTTAAATACATTCATTTCCATATTACGGAAAATCGAAAATGTAGAAGGTCTTAATATGGATTTGAGAGCTCTATCTGTTGCTCTCTTGCATCG tttcagACAAGATGGGATTGTACTAAATCCCTCGATTCCCGTACAAGAAGGAGTGACCCCTTATAGGCCGTTTGCTCCTCAATTTTACCGTCAGTCTCAAACTCTTCGCTTTATACAAGGAAATGCTCTGCAGTTTCCTAACAATAGCATCACACTAATTGAAAGG TGTACATTGCATTTCATGTTATCCGGTAgtatagaaatttttgaaagagGAGATGAGTCGAAAGTCTGCAAATACGCAAGTGCATATAGGTATCCAAGAAGTCTTTCACTTAATGATGAAGTGACAAGCAAAGCTTCGAGTGATGTGGAAGCTGACGATGCTAATACCGATGATGTCGAAACGTTAACACCCGATGAATT aaaaaccATGTCGAACCCAAAAGACCAAACTGCTAAAGTTACAGTCGATCCAAATTCATTATATCCAGATTTACCACCGAATCATCCAGACGTCTCGAAGCTGCGTTTACTACCACAAAGCAGATGCCCCGTAGAGAACGGAGTCATAAAGACCCC ATGGGGCACTATTTCTCCTGGTCTGGTTCTTTCTGCAATAGCAGCTGCCACACAACCAGAAACATTCATGCTACCAGATATACAACCTGAGCTATCAAAGAAATATAATCTAATGGATATTAATATAGACAATAAATGGTTCGCTACTTTGGCTG GAGACTTGGCAGAAGTTGCTTTAATACAAGGGCCAATAAGAGAAAAAGTTAGCGTTGGGGGAACTGGTCATTGGAACTCAACTGCTTTGCCACGGTGGCACTTCCTGGATTCCAATGAAACATATGAAATGACAACAGCAGAAATTAGAGGCGATTTAGATGGTTTAATTTTGGCCAATGAAGTAAAAAAATGGTATTCCAAGATACCCAGTTTAAGACTGTCACAAGTATTTGATATGTACTACAGCGAGCGAGGAGTCTTTGATCGATCATTCAGAGCATGCAATCGGAGATCATTGTTCACAGTTGTTGCTCCCAACCAAACGATGTGCGAACAG ACGTATGGTGCCGCTCTACTGTTACACAGTTCTATAGCAACAGCGACGCTCGATGTTGACAAAATTAAACAGTTTTCAGTACAAGCGGTAGACGATTTGATAAAATACGTTC CGTCGTCAATGAATATGGATCTCATGTGCGAGAAgacaaattcaaataatttctatgaaacGAGTGTCgatttaactataattttgGATCCAAATTGGCCGTTCTCTGCTATACAGCCTATTCTCGC AACATTATTAGAGAGCATAGACCTAAATCGTTTCAATAGTAACTTTACTCTAATAAGTGGTAGCGATGgaactgaaattataaatagcaCATTTAGTATTCTGGATTTCTATGCGTACAATTCATCACTATACGACAACA TTACACGTAAATTCGACTTGTCGAAGTCAATTGTCAAAGTGCAAAATCGCTTGGTGGATAAATTGGAGAATGAACGCCTGCAAGGGCATGGTGGTGCAAGATCTgacattgttttaattattccgtttACTAATAACATTAATGATGGTGACAAAAAGTTCTGTGTGGATCAGATATTACGAATGCAGGAGCATATACCAG ACACAACATTCCTTATTATGTCAAACGGTCCAAAGGATACGTGGTCCAGTTTCGTAAAAAATCCTGTAACAGATCTGTTCAATATCGGTATCGGTGATACAGAAGAAATTTTGTCACCGGTAACCAATTTGGTTTCTAGGATAAAACAAG TTCCAAAGCGCCTTATTAATACACAATGTGGTTCAAATTACGTTTCGACTGGAATTTCTAACGTATACGTTGATTATGTTCCATCAAATAGTGTAAATTTCTATAGATTACATCctaattactttttcaaatcTTCTGCCACAGTAAAG gttCAAGGCTCTGGTCAAGATAATCTGGTTATATGCTCGGCACGAGAACTGATTCATGCCAATACCACGCAAGGTGTAACATGCGTGTCGATAATTAACGGAGTATACAATGTTACAATTTCTTGTGCAGATGCTACTTTTATTCGTGACTGTCCACCgctttatttatctataacTGCGAATTCCACGAGTCCTTCAACATCGTGTACAG aTCGCCAAAAGTGTCGATTCTCCGATTCAGTAAAGTATACAATATCCTACGAAAATCTAATATGTGTCAGCGGTGCAAGCAAAATTGCATTCAGTTCACTTATTCTTATTGTACTGCTGACATTccttgatttataa
- the LOC144474826 gene encoding RCC1-like G exchanging factor-like protein, protein MLNVMKTCIKKSARKRGGSLHLKKSENKRSTLKTLPVFQYPVSSPEDHRVYVWGLAEHGALGILSKTIHIKGVHYVSKPKRLAFGEKHKVTNIACGYGFTAFAVSSTDKNILYGSGINTDSQLGFNEQDLKSPNNLINAPRPIILPLQESSTRVIDIAAGRAHLLVLTNEGLFTLGNNAYGQCGRPIISKEEYNKSKVVHHISNIKGKKIKAVTAGQDHSILLTESGEVYTFGWGADGQTGLAHYQNEYRPSLVKGDLAGQHIIKVACVADCVLALSDKGKVFGWGNSEYGQLFTTGENQQINIATELNALEHLGHITDIASGGCFCMALNNVGNVYVWGYGILGFGPEAKNVAKPTQIPSILFGRNAYEKNSKVIKIFCGMSHLAALTNLGDLYMWGCNKFGSLGLGDMKDQYFPIKVTVGAQVKQVACGIDHTVTLCKPFI, encoded by the exons ATGTTGAATGTGATGAAAACCTGTATTAAGAAGTCTGCACGAAAACGCGGGGGAAGCCTGCATTTAAAgaaatcagaaaataaaaggTCTACGTTAAAAACACTTCCAG TGTTTCAATATCCTGTGAGTAGTCCGGAAGATCATAGAGTATATGTTTGGGGTTTAGCAGAACATGGAGCTCTTGGAATACTGTCTAAAACCATACACATTAAAGGTGTCCATTATGTGTCAAAGCCAAAACGATTAGCTTTTGGGGAGAAACACAAGGTGACTAATATAGCTTGTGGTTACGGTTTCACTGCTTTTGCTGTATCTTCCACagataagaatattttatatggaaGTGGAATAAACACAGACTCTCAACTAG GTTTTAATGAACAGGATCTAAAGTctccaaataatttaataaacgcaCCAAGACCTATTATATTGCCACTTCAAGAATCTTCAACTAGAGTCATAGATATTGCTGCTGGTAGAGCACACTTGTTAGTATTAACAAATGAGGGTTTATTCACATTAGGAAATAATGCATATGGACAGTGTGGTAGACCGATAATATCAAAAGAAGAATACAATAAAAGTAAAGTGGTCCATCATATATCCAATATTAAGGGTAAAAAGATAAAAGCTGTTACAGCTGGTCAAGACCACAg CATACTCTTGACAGAATCTGGTGAAGTATATACTTTTGGCTGGGGTGCAGATGGACAGACTGGCTTGGCACATTACCAAAATGAATATAGACCAAGTTTGGTGAAAGGAGACTTGGCTGGACAGCATATTATAAAAGTTGCTTGTGTTGCAGATTGTGTATTAGCACTCAGTG ATAAAGGAAAAGTATTTGGTTGGGGTAACTCGGAGTATGGACAATTATTTACTACCGGCGAGaatcaacaaataaatattgccaCAGAATTAAATGCGTTAGAACATCTAGGTCATATTACTGACATTGCAAGTGGTGGTTGCTTTTGTATGGCTTTAAACA ATGTCGGAAATGTTTATGTATGGGGATATGGTATTCTTGGTTTTGGTCCTGAGGCTAAAAATGTTGCGAAACCAACACAAAttccatcaattttatttggtaGAAATGCatatgaaaaaaattcgaaa gtaattaaaatattttgtggtATGAGTCATCTTGCAGCCTTAACAAATTTAGGTGATTTGTATATGTGGGGTTGTAATAAATTTGGATCACTGGGATTAGGAGATATGAAAgatcaatattttccaataaag GTGACTGTTGGAGCTCAAGTAAAGCAAGTCGCATGTGGTATAGATCATACAGTAACTCTCTGTAAACCTTTTATTTAA